In the Acomys russatus chromosome 13, mAcoRus1.1, whole genome shotgun sequence genome, one interval contains:
- the Kcna1 gene encoding potassium voltage-gated channel subfamily A member 1, whose product MTVMSGENADEASAAPGHPQDGSYPRQADHDDHECCERVVINISGLRFETQLKTLAQFPNTLLGNPKKRMRYFDPLRNEYFFDRNRPSFDAILYYYQSGGRLRRPVNVPLDMFSEEIKFYELGEEAMEKFREDEGFIKEEERPLPEKEYQRQVWLLFEYPESSGPARVIAIVSVMVILISIVIFCLETLPELKDDKDFTGTIHRIDNTTVIYTSNIFTDPFFIVETLCIIWFSFELVVRFFACPSKTDFFKNIMNFIDIVAIIPYFITLGTEIAEQEGNQKGEQATSLAILRVIRLVRVFRIFKLSRHSKGLQILGQTLKASMRELGLLIFFLFIGVILFSSAVYFAEAEEAESHFSSIPDAFWWAVVSMTTVGYGDMYPVTIGGKIVGSLCAIAGVLTIALPVPVIVSNFNYFYHRETEGEEQAQLLHVSSPNLASDSDVSRRSSSTISKSEYMEIEEDMNNSIAHYRQANIRTGNCTTADQNCVNKSKLLTDV is encoded by the coding sequence ATGACGGTGATGTCCGGGGAGAATGCGGACGAGGCTTCGGCCGCTCCGGGTCACCCCCAGGATGGCAGCTACCCAAGGCAAGCCGACCACGACGACCACGAATGCTGCGAGCGCGTGGTGATCAACATCTCCGGGCTGCGCTTCGAGACGCAGCTCAAGACCTTGGCACAGTTCCCCAACACGCTGTTGGGCAACCCAAAGAAACGCATGCGCTACTTTGACCCCCTGAGGAACGAGTATTTCTTTGACCGCAACCGTCCCAGTTTCGATGCTATCCTTTACTACTATCAGTCGGGGGGCCGCCTGCGCAGGCCGGTCAACGTGCCCCTGGACATGTTCTCAGAGGAGATCAAATTTTACGAGTTGGGCgaggaggccatggagaagtTCCGGGAAGATGAAGGCTTCATCAAGGAAGAGGAGCGCCCCCTACCGGAGAAGGAGTACCAGCGCCAGGTGTGGCTGCTCTTTGAGTATCCGGAGAGCTCCGGGCCTGCCAGGGTTATCGCCATCGTGTCCGTCATGGTCATCCTCATCTCCATAGTTATCTTTTGCCTGGAGACTCTCCCTGAGCTGAAGGATGACAAGGACTTCACGGGCACCATCCACCGCATCGACAACACCACAGTCATCTATACTTCCAACATCTTCACAGACCCCTTCTTCATTGTGGAAACCTTGTGTATCATCTGGTTCTCTTTTGAGCTGGTGGTGCGCTTCTTCGCCTGCCCCAGCAAGACGGATTTCTTTAAGAACATCATGAACTTCATCGACATTGTGGCCATCATCCCTTATTTCATTACCCTGGGCACGGAGATAGCTGAGCAAGAGGGAAATCAGAAGGGCGAGCAGGCCACTTCCCTGGCCATCCTCAGGGTCATCCGCTTGGTAAGGGTGTTCAGAATCTTCAAACTCTCCCGCCACTCTAAGGGCCTCCAGATATTGGGCCAGACCCTCAAAGCTAGTATGAGGGAGTTAGGGTTGCTcatctttttcctcttcattgGGGTCATACTGTTTTCTAGCGCAGTGTACTTTGCCGAGGCGGAAGAAGCTGAGTCGCACTTCTCCAGTATCCCCGATGCTTTCTGGTGGGCGGTGGTGTCCATGACCACTGTGGGATACGGTGACATGTACCCTGTGACAATTGGAGGCAAGATCGTGGGCTCCTTGTGTGCCATCGCTGGTGTGCTGACAATTGCCCTGCCCGTACCTGTCATTGTGTCCAATTTCAACTATTTCTACCACCGAGAAACTGAGGGGGAAGAGCAGGCTCAGTTGCTCCACGTTAGCTCTCCTAACTTAGCTTCTGACAGTGACGTCAGCCGACGCAGCTCCTCTACTATCAGCAAGTCTGAGTACATGGAGATCGAAGAGGATATGAACAATAGCATAGCCCATTACAGACAGGCTAATATCAGAACTGGTAACTGCACCACAGCTGATCAAAACTGCGTTAATAAGAGCAAGCTCCTGACCGATGTTTAA